A genome region from Eremothecium cymbalariae DBVPG#7215 chromosome 4, complete sequence includes the following:
- the PKC1 gene encoding protein kinase C (similar to Ashbya gossypii ACR191C) — protein MLDVEQDILRKIEREKNIIQGASNLKKRTDNVMVIQKCNTNIREAQQNIQYLEETLNKLQLTEDPVQTLSVHPGYGQLSTIAPHEHRFSRLDLSKYDCPSLSQRIQYMLQQLEFKLHVEKQYQEANDKLTKLYQIDGDERSSSAAQGGAQESKQRIQLLTKALKKYQAINVDIDQFRDSNDDLLAVQPKFRRKQLTGEFTLGISAIRDVDHIQSPLFSKNPETIITVKIDDVVRAKTKPTRTDRWHEEFNLYVDKGNEVEITVYDRINDRIVPVAIMWLLLSDVTEEIRKKKVGQVGSPNWFDVANPLTDQDPYVNTSTAHLPLGGLASASGLLGTADLSSETAPLKQPITTNAWFVLEPAGQIMLTLGFNKSNQNERKDLMGALRRHGAIVNRRDEVYEKHGHHFGQKSFYNIMCCAYCGEFIRYSGFQCQDCKFLCHKKCYNNVVTKCIAKTSTDTDPDEAKLNHRIPHRFEPVSNRGTKWCCHCGYILSWGKKNVRKCSECGIMCHTQCAHLVPDFCGMSMEMANKVLTAIQDTKRSQQQRLRVSPSSNGSDEPAMMRADMSNTAASTKSPVTSQRNTLNSELSAESQTLDGQRYSNYQATSSSQRSSNLPNDYEDTASKEKFINSPPDFADQSDLTDYTTYYKYTDMSSNRFSLSDQPSTLDPSSGSPQDGGKQGEEDKTLLADEKSNLYEENLDEELRIDELKKTLEQEEVALMDSHRDLFIPEQSEDNAERKSFRLSDGITDLLDLPMTVGTSPIEFTGISTDLSTDQSQNDDIVVTPIQPLSTSPIKPHSAGRHKRKSPKRRKVSLDDFILLKVLGKGNFGKVLLAKSKNTDRLCAIKVLKKDHIIQNHDIESARAEKKVFLLATKAKHPFLTNLYCSFQTENRIYFAMEFIGGGDLMWHVQNQRLSVRRAKFYAAEVLLALKYFHDNGIIYRDLKLENILLTLEGHIKIADYGLCKDNMWHGNKTSTFCGTPEFMAPEILKEQAYTKAVDWWAFGVLLYQMLLCQSPFSGDDEDEVFNAILTDEPLYPIDMAGDIVQIFQGLLTKDPEKRLGAGTRDALEVMEEPFFRNINFDDIFNLRVESPYIPIIKAADDTSYFEKEFTAAPPTLTPLPSILSSNLQEEFRGFSFMPDDLVL, from the coding sequence ATGCTGGACGTTGAGCAGGATATTCTACGTAAGATTGAGAGGGAGAAGAATATTATTCAGGGTGcttcaaatttgaaaaagcgGACAGATAATGTTATGGTGATTCAGAAGTGTAACACCAATATTCGGGAAGCTCAGCAAAATATCCAGTATCTTGAAGAGACATTAAATAAGTTACAGTTGACTGAAGATCCTGTTCAAACGCTTTCTGTACACCCGGGGTATGGCCAATTAAGTACCATTGCCCCGCATGAGCACAGATTTTCTCGGTTGGATTTGTCCAAGTATGATTGTCCATCTCTCTCTCAGCGCATTCAATACATGTTACAACAACTGGAATTCAAGTTGCACGTTGAAAAGCAATACCAAGAAGCAAATGATAAGCTAACCAAATTGTACCAAattgatggtgatgaaCGCAGCAGTTCTGCTGCTCAAGGAGGCGCTCAAGAGTCAAAGCAGAGAATACAGTTGTTAACCAaggctttgaagaaatacCAAGCAATTAACGTTGATATAGACCAATTCAGAGACAGTAATGATGATTTGTTGGCAGTTCAACCTAAGTTCAGACGGAAGCAGTTAACTGGCGAATTTACACTCGGTATTAGCGCTATTCGTGACGTTGACCATATTCAATCTCCTCTGTTTTCCAAAAACCCTGAAACTATCATAACGGttaaaattgatgatgttgtgAGAGCTAAAACCAAGCCAACAAGAACTGATAGATGGCATGAAGAATTTAACCTTTATGTGGATAAAGGAAATGAGGTTGAAATTACCGTATACGACAGAATTAACGATAGGATTGTCCCTGTGGCTATCATGTGGTTGTTATTGTCGGATGTTACAGAAGAAATCCGTAAAAAGAAAGTTGGGCAAGTGGGATCGCCTAATTGGTTTGATGTGGCGAACCCATTAACAGATCAAGATCCATATGTTAACACATCTACAGCACATCTTCCTCTAGGTGGATTAGCCTCTGCATCAGGCCTTTTAGGTACGGCTGATTTAAGTTCAGAAACAGCCCCGTTGAAACAGCCTATAACAACTAACGCGTGGTTTGTTCTTGAACCCGCTGGGCAAATAATGTTAACGTTGGGTTTTAATAAATCGAACCAGaatgaaagaaaagatttAATGGGTGCGTTGCGCCGTCATGGTGCAATAGTGAACAGAAGAGATGAAGTCTATGAAAAACATGGCCACCACTTTGGCCAAAAATCCTTCTACAATATCATGTGCTGTGCTTATTGTGGTGAATTTATACGTTATTCTGGTTTCCAATGCCAGGACTGTAAATTCCTATGCCACAAGAAATGTTATAACAATGTGGTAACTAAGTGCATTGCCAAAACAAGCACTGATACCGATCCTGATGAGGCCAAATTAAATCATCGTATTCCCCATAGATTTGAACCCGTCTCTAATCGTGGAACTAAATGGTGTTGCCATTGTGGATACATATTGTCGTGGGGTAAGAAAAATGTTCGTAAATGCAGTGAGTGTGGAATCATGTGTCATACTCAATGTGCGCACCTGGTTCCAGATTTCTGCGGTATGTCTATGGAAATGGCTAATAAGGTTCTAACAGCAATTCAAGACACAAAGCGGTCTCAGCAGCAAAGATTAAGGGTTTCGCCATCTTCCAACGGATCAGATGAACCCGCTATGATGCGTGCAGATATGAGTAATACTGCAGCGAGTACAAAATCTCCAGTGACTTCACAAAGAAACACATTAAATAGTGAACTGTCTGCTGAGTCACAAACGTTGGATGGTCAGCGATATTCTAATTATCAAGCTACATCCAGTTCACAACGTTCTTCCAACTTACCAAATGATTACGAAGATACAGCGTCTAAAGAGAAATTTATTAATAGTCCACCTGATTTTGCCGACCAGAGTGACTTAACTGATTATACGACGTATTATAAATACACCGATATGTCCAGTAATAGGTTCTCCCTTTCAGATCAGCCTTCTACCCTGGATCCAAGTTCTGGCTCACCACAGGATGGAGGAAAACAAGGAGAGGAGGATAAAACTCTATTGGCAGATGAAAAGAGTAACCTGTATGAAGAAAATTTAGATGAAGAACTTCGCATAGACGAGCTAAAAAAGACCTTAGAGCAGGAAGAGGTTGCATTGATGGACAGTCACAGGGATCTCTTTATTCCTGAACAGTCTGAAGATAACGCAGAGCGTAAATCTTTCAGATTATCCGATGGTATAACTGATTTGTTAGACTTGCCGATGACTGTTGGAACTTCACCTATAGAGTTCACAGGAATATCTACAGATTTGTCCACAGACCAGAGTcaaaatgatgatatagTGGTAACCCCAATTCAGCCATTATCGACATCACCAATCAAACCCCATTCTGCTGGAAGGCACAAAAGGAAATCTCCAAAGCGTAGGAAGGTTAGTTTGGATGAtttcatattattaaagGTTTTAGGAAAGGGCAACTTTGGTAAGGTATTGTTAGCAAAATCGAAAAATACTGATCGGTTATGTGCAATTAAGGTATTAAAAAAGGATCATATTATACAAAATCACGACATCGAAAGTGCTAGGGCGGAAAAGAAGGTATTTTTACTGGCAACAAAGGCAAAGCATCCATTTTTGACCAACTTGTATTGTTCTTTCCAAACAGAAAATCGTATATATTTTGCCATGGAATTCATTGGAGGCGGAGACTTAATGTGGCATgttcaaaaccaaagattGTCGGTTAGGAGAGCTAAATTCTATGCTGCCGAGGTGTTACTTGCATTAAAATACTTCCACGACAACGGTATCATATATCGTGAtttaaaattggaaaatatattattaactttAGAAGGTCATATTAAAATTGCAGATTATGGTTTATGTAAGGACAACATGTGGCATGGTAATAAAACTTCCACGTTCTGTGGTACTCCAGAATTTATGGCTCCAGAAATATTAAAAGAACAAGCTTACACAAAGGCGGTAGACTGGTGGGCATTTGGTGTCTTGTTGTACCAAATGCTATTATGCCAATCTCCTTTCTCAggggatgatgaagatgaagtCTTTAATGCTATTCTAACAGATGAACCCTTATATCCAATAGATATGGCAGGAGATATAGTCCAAATCTTCCAAGGGTTATTAACAAAAGACCCTGAAAAGCGATTGGGTGCTGGAACCCGTGACGCACTGGAAGTTATGGAGGAACCGTTCTTCCGCAACattaattttgatgatatatttaacttACGTGTGGAATCTCCTTATATTCCAATCATTAAAGCTGCTGACGACACTTCATATTTCGAGAAGGAATTCACTGCTGCTCCACCCACGTTGACCCCGTTACCTTCAATACTAAGTTCTAACCTGCAAGAAGAATTCCGTGGCTTTTCTTTCATGCCTGACGATCTTGTACTATGA
- the NTO1 gene encoding Nto1p (similar to Ashbya gossypii ACR193C) — protein MSHGKIPLRARDEGPKLREEKSYTDFYPELNHHELLPLILERDNEASGTSDLEDGKKNSGSLMQGSPLKQIIFNNKVTVEPLGPQLKKTCFRPCRITISQLNGKYKVSSQFQKYGYRSNMVVMGADVRTMPYLKKTDNLIHNENDYFINISPHLKDFQVEYDMDEQDDLYLQFLNNTRLKGSKKLLNHEIFEIIMTILETEWFHLEKKIPQRSSTNVISNSHESRAAWAHFELYGSDDGSGYSVDQPCAICGGTDSDTSNAIVFCDGCDVAVHQECYGVVFIPEGQWLCRRCMISKNRKINCLFCPSHTGAFKQTDTGSWGHVICAIWIPELFFANIHYMEPIEGIYIVPKSRWRLNCYICKQKVGACIQCANKNCFAAYHVTCAKRAGLFMNFGGCTVLEAASKNFRPGMKLESFCDKHSPSGWGDCQIGIIKARRYFRNIKEVMLQESNKVSQLDTHQDTKIRWKTNRSTPIAPNLFIQVVNQVVATFDIPDSEKLAIDLCKYWSMKRELKRGAPLVRKFDPSSFNTLGTVELQKRIDFAEVLLKDLNKLEELSHLLEKRQQAALLKDEAKATINNIWFHPVRYLLQKNVTPLWETKDFQVIRKIEPEFANILRKVEDDEYPSITAFSHEVTSVFDRLFMREDTLLQINSKLSICQRKFNKQIAKIDKIDIHKLLSRDFTFDGNEVREVAWSGPLLMKEEELSEIEEEFTPAQERMLKALLR, from the coding sequence ATGTCACATGGTAAAATACCACTAAGGGCTCGAGATGAAGGTCCTAAGTTGAGAGAAGAAAAGTCTTACACTGATTTTTACCCTGAACTTAATCATCATGAATTACTGCCTTTAATACTGGAAAGAGACAATGAAGCAAGTGGTACCTCAGATTTGGAGGATggcaaaaaaaattctgGGTCTTTAATGCAAGGGAGTCCATTGAAACAgattatatttaataataaggTTACGGTAGAACCTTTGGGCCCGCAGTTAAAAAAGACATGCTTTAGGCCTTGTCGTATAACAATTTCACAGCTAAATGGGAAGTATAAGGTCAGTAGTCAGTTTCAGAAGTATGGTTATAGATCTAATATGGTAGTTATGGGAGCAGATGTACGAACAATGCCATACCTGAAAAAAACCGATAATTTGATACACAATGAGAACGATTATTTCATAAATATTTCTCCACATCTGAAGGATTTTCAGGTCGAATATGATATGGATGAGCAAGATGATCTTTATTTACAATTTCTGAATAATACCAGGCTCAAGGGTTCGAAGAAGCTACTTAATCATGAAATATTCGAGATCATAATGACGATTTTGGAAACTGAGTGGtttcatttggaaaaaaaaattcctcaGAGAAGTTCCACGAATGTTATATCAAATTCACACGAGTCTCGTGCAGCATGGGCACACTTCGAATTGTATGGATCTGATGATGGTAGTGGATATTCGGTAGACCAGCCTTGTGCTATTTGTGGGGGGACCGACTCTGATACTTCTAATGCAATTGTATTTTGCGACGGCTGCGACGTTGCTGTACATCAGGAATGCTATGGAGTAGTATTCATCCCTGAAGGTCAATGGCTATGTCGACGCTGTATGATTTCTAAGAACAGAAAAATCAATTGCTTGTTTTGTCCAAGTCATACAGGCGCATTCAAGCAAACAGATACAGGCTCGTGGGGCCATGTCATATGTGCCATTTGGATTCCTGAGTTATTTTTTGCTAATATACACTACATGGAGCCGATAGAAGGTATTTATATAGTTCCAAAAAGTCGTTGGAGATTGAATTGTTACATTTGCAAACAAAAGGTGGGTGCCTGTATACAGTGTGCCAACAAAAACTGCTTTGCAGCTTATCATGTTACATGTGCCAAGAGGGCTGGGTTATTCATGAACTTTGGTGGCTGCACTGTTCTAGAAGCTGCATCCAAGAACTTTAGACCTGGAATGAAGTTAGAAAGCTTTTGTGATAAGCATTCTCCTTCTGGCTGGGGGGATTGCCAAATTGGAATCATAAAGGCGAGAAGGTATTTTCGGAATATCAAGGAAGTAATGTTACAAGAAAGCAATAAAGTCTCTCAATTAGATACCCACCAGGACACCAAAATTCGTTGGAAGACAAACCGGAGTACACCAATTGCCCCaaatttatttatacaaGTCGTAAACCAAGTCGTAGCTACTTTCGACATTCCAGACTCCGAAAAGTTAGCAATAGATTTATGCAAATATTGGTCCATGAAAAGGGAATTAAAAAGAGGCGCGCCATTGGTGAGAAAGTTTGATCCAAGCTCATTTAACACATTAGGCACAGTGGAACTTCAAAAACGCATAGACTTCGCCGAGGTTTTGCTTAAAGATTTGAATAAATTAGAAGAACTAAGCCATCTACTCGAGAAACGTCAGCAAGCTGCTTTATTGAAGGACGAAGCAAAAGCGACAATAAATAACATTTGGTTCCATCCAGTCAGGTATCTCTTGCAGAAGAATGTTACCCCATTATGGGAAACTAAAGATTTTCAAGTTATTAGAAAGATTGAACCTGAATTCGCAAATATTCTAAGAAaggttgaagatgatgagtATCCAAGTATCACTGCGTTTTCACATGAAGTCACATCAGTGTTTGACAGATTATTTATGCGAGAAGACACCCTGCTTCAAATAAATTCCAAGTTGAGTATTTGTCAAAGGAAGTTTAATAAACAGATAGCTAAGATTGACAAGATTGATATTCATAAGCTACTCTCTCGAGATTTTACTTTTGATGGGAATGAGGTACGCGAAGTTGCTTGGTCGGGGCCCTTATTGATGAAGGAAGAGGAGTTAAGTGAAATTGAAGAGGAATTTACGCCTGCGCAAGAAAGAATGTTGAAAGCGCTATTAAGGTGA
- a CDS encoding uncharacterized protein (similar to Ashbya gossypii ACR190C) → MFKSSRLNKHIKSALKSVATNDSGSGFNAKMFELQEVSRYGIGGKVVGFAFDPIQSLLALATDSGEVHVFGKQQVEVVFTLNVKVITFMKFVKGIYLIIVDSSDCVIVLSLYSKSVLTSFFASGKITCIEADPSLDWMFIGLQSGSTLIYDIDRDIVSSYKIGNLQKSLFFSREPLSPVVSIQWNPRDIGQILICYELVAVIYSLVDNEVKQHFIYKLPPFAPGGCPDANIEVQRIPKLIQALYHPNSLHILTVHQDNSMVFWDAHKAKLLQARTIFDVNVNIPKSQVDTNAIKSDPIIKVSWICEENPEKTSLLIAGGSSDMNAGCQALTMIDLGTTPKYSITSYEKMGQYYSNPVKQVMFSVCNSSTVVDFLPLAKSSYFNGNHDPHIILVLLENGELQTLLYPSGHITHKASLFPQSMSWIRPSTTTSVAFSVPAKLWLGLMASTYNKDYFLKGGTPVKKVLRRPETRTAIATGHTNGFVRIWDASHEELDESSVFEINVANVLNYKRLVSVEKISFAAETAELAVSVESGDVVFFKFKKNSNYNTQGNDLESKFNRFSISEQKQLLIDVSDRVSSKLKEGFCPIAVVHANIGKVSALTNSNIGFLGIAYDDGSIFVVDRRGPAIIYMEHLRKLDKHRSSYISKIEFFVMTYGDDPYSSILMVCGTDLGQLIIFKILPDSSGRFSVQPVDSLRAIEHGPITNIESFSRDGNIPCKASIQNMQALSKGIQILGSILVSGPKEIKILNFGRAKDHHRVLKYPIATAGCCFFPSNSDDTKTADLLVVAIEINSQIKLLSPADLKEIKSLIPATVPQTKYIKGSSLLFDGDVVLRIGKSEALLYSIKNTISQHVNKGAQDTNTLYNPNLSIPNRPQLGSLQRVLTTAYISHEELNVSLGGDRRPPSKYQESAIAARTLSPSSFNKRSESQFDKNVDDSSDLNDSYYQTPVKYPTNRGYSSWRSLTRSVQNGLDYVENSVNEYAMAANKQVNETIEKTRTDLVKGAFKSKLGI, encoded by the coding sequence ATGTTTAAAAGCAGCAGACTTAATAAGCACATTAAGAGTGCGCTTAAGTCGGTAGCAACAAATGACTCGGGTAGTGGATTCAATGCTAAAATGTTTGAGTTGCAGGAAGTGAGTAGGTATGGTATAGGTGGTAAGGTAGTCGGGTTTGCGTTTGATCCGATCCAGAGCTTGCTTGCTTTGGCTACTGATTCGGGGGAGGTTCATGTTTTTGGAAAGCAGCAAGTTGAGGTAGTCTTTACGTTGAATGTCAAGGTTATAACTTTTATGAAATTTGTCAAGGGTATCTATTTGATAATAGTGGATTCATCAGATTGTGTCATAGTTCTTTCTTTATATTCCAAAAGTGTGCTCACTTCATTTTTTGCTTCAGGAAAGATCACTTGTATAGAAGCAGATCCTTCCTTGGATTGGATGTTTATTGGATTACAAAGTGGTTCTACCCTTATATACGATATTGATAGAGACATTGTTTCTTCCTATAAAATCGGTAACTTACAGAAGTCTTTGTTCTTTTCTCGGGAACCACTTTCACCTGTTGTTTCGATCCAATGGAACCCCAGGGATATTGGACAGATATTAATTTGTTATGAGTTAGTTGCAGTCATATATTCACTCGTTGATAATGAAGTTAAACAACACTTTATCTACAAGTTGCCACCGTTTGCCCCAGGAGGTTGCCCTGATGCTAATATAGAAGTCCAGCGAATTCCGAAGCTAATTCAGGCTTTGTATCATCCAAATTCACTTCATATTTTAACTGTTCATCAAGATAACAGCATGGTATTTTGGGATGCACATAAAGCAAAATTACTTCAAGCCCGAACCATTTTCGATGTGAATGTAAACATACCAAAATCTCAAGTGGATACAAATGCTATTAAAAGTGACCCTATAATCAAAGTTTCTTGGATCTGTGAAGAAAACCCTGAAAAAACATCATTGCTGATAGCAGGGGGCTCCTCTGATATGAATGCAGGGTGCCAGGCCTTAACTATGATTGATTTAGGTACAACTCCGAAGTATTCCATTACATCTTATGAAAAAATGGGCCAATACTATTCTAATCCGGTCAAACAAGTAATGTTTTCCGTCTGCAATTCATCAACcgttgttgattttttgcCTCTAGCTAAAAGTTCTTATTTTAATGGTAATCATGATCCACATATCATACTTGTCCTACTAGAAAATGGTGAACTTCAAACATTATTGTACCCATCTGGGCATATTACCCATAAGGCATCTCTATTCCCCCAGAGTATGTCGTGGATCAGACCAAGCACAACAACATCTGTTGCTTTCTCAGTTCCTGCAAAACTATGGTTGGGACTGATGGCATCTACCTACAACAAGGACTACTTTCTCAAGGGCGGTACGCCTGTGAAAAAAGTTTTGAGGAGACCAGAAACAAGAACTGCAATTGCAACAGGTCATACCAACGGGTTTGTAAGGATATGGGATGCGTCACACGAGGAGTTGGATGAAAGTTCTGTTTTTGAGATTAATGTAGCCAATGTGCTGAATTATAAGAGATTGGtttctgttgaaaaaatatcttttgCAGCTGAAACAGCTGAACTAGCTGTATCTGTCGAGTCGGGGGATGTGgttttctttaaatttaaaaagaacAGTAATTATAATACACAGGGAAATGATTTGGAGTCTAAGTTTAACAGATTTTCTATTAGTGAACAAAAGCAATTGTTGATAGATGTTTCTGATAGGGTATCATCTAAGTTAAAGGAAGGGTTCTGCCCAATTGCTGTTGTACATGCAAACATCGGCAAAGTATCTGCGCTAACGAATAGTAATATTGGATTTTTAGGGATTGCCTACGATGACGGTTCGatatttgttgttgataGAAGAGGGCCAGCTATTATTTACATGGAGCATTTGAGAAAATTGGACAAGCATCGCAGTTCGTACATAAGtaaaattgaattttttgttatgaCATATGGTGATGACCCATATTCTAGTATTTTAATGGTATGCGGCACTGACTTGGGacaattgataatatttaaaatattgCCGGATTCATCTGGCCGCTTTTCAGTTCAACCTGTAGATTCTCTTAGAGCTATTGAACATGGCCCGATTACTAATATTGAGTCATTTTCAAGGGACGGGAACATACCTTGCAAAGCAAGTATCCAAAATATGCAAGCTTTATCCAAAGGTATTCAAATACTAGGCTCTATACTTGTTTCAGGGCccaaagaaataaagatattgaacttTGGAAGGGCAAAAGACCACCATAGAGTTTTGAAGTATCCCATAGCTACCGCaggttgttgttttttccCGTCTAATTCCGATGATACCAAAACTGCAGATCTACTAGTGGTCGCTATCGAGATAAATTCCCAAATAAAGTTACTATCTCCTGCAGACCTGAAAGAAATAAAGTCATTAATACCTGCTACAGTCCCACAAACTAAGTACATAAAGGGATCCTCTTTGTTATTCGATGGTGATGTCGTTTTAAGAATTGGGAAATCTGAAGCATTATTATATTCgattaaaaataccataTCACAGCATGTTAACAAAGGTGCCCAGGATACGAATACCTTGTACAACCCAAACTTATCAATCCCAAATAGGCCTCAGCTAGGTTCGCTGCAGCGGGTTCTTACTACTGCATACATAAGCCATGAGGAATTAAACGTAAGCTTGGGTGGAGATAGGAGACCACCCTCAAAGTATCAAGAGAGTGCAATTGCTGCACGCACCCTCTCGCCGTCTTCCTTCAATAAGAGATCTGAAAGTCAGTTTGACAAAAATGTGGACGATTCTTCGGATTTAAACGATTCCTACTACCAAACACCCGTGAAATATCCTACAAATAGGGGCTACAGTTCTTGGAGATCACTAACACGCAGCGTTCAAAATGGACTAGATTACGTTGAGAATTCAGTCAATGAGTATGCCATGGCCGCAAACAAGCAGGTGAACGAGACCATTGAAAAAACTCGCACAGACCTAGTAAAAGGTGCCTTTAAGAGCAAATTGGGTATTTAA
- the CMR1 gene encoding Cmr1p (similar to Ashbya gossypii ACR194C) has product MLGNNEFRQRRLENIKRNNDLLKKLNLNGMSSQLKREAGVGEKPKLKAVPPPKKKVSKGTLKSEAKTAVIPTRRSRRLRGESAEADGIPNVNDSELMKVVGNSDAGRELDGLQELKNTQLVGDIKLGDLLKDEDKSELLAKFKVYSDGSFSSGDFFEELKKHQRPTTEIKQLQTEFQLSQYEIYDPKELAIGYERITAMYFHPSQEKKLIVGGDTGGTVGLWNVADEMPDLNDELAEPEITRFKMFSRNVAKIDTFPADSSKLLTASYDGSLRSIHLDNLNSEELAVLKNDYGEPLGISDCQFSYSDPNLLLITTLGGEFTQFDLRAKPNAINFLRLSDKKIGSMAINPKRVYEIATGSLDRTLKIWDMRKIVVNPDWSQYEEFSSHEVVSTYESRLSISAISFSPIDGTLVCNGYDNTIRLFDVNDNIRGHISPKLTIQHNCKTGRWVSILKAKFKPNMDVFAIANMKRAIDIYSSSGEQLAHLPTSTVPAVLSWHPLQNWIVGGNSSGKVFLFTNEQRD; this is encoded by the coding sequence ATGCTAGGCAATAATGAGTTCCGCCAACGACGTTTGGAGAATATCAAGAGGAACAATGaccttttaaaaaaattaaaccTAAATGGAATGTCATCCCAGCTTAAGAGGGAAGCTGGCGTCGGCGAGAAACCAAAGTTGAAAGCTGTTCCACCTCCGAAGAAAAAGGTGTCAAAAGGTACATTAAAATCTGAGGCTAAAACTGCGGTAATTCCTACACGTAGATCTAGACGATTGAGGGGAGAATCAGCAGAGGCGGATGGGATCCCGAATGTGAATGACAGCGAGTTGATGAAAGTGGTAGGGAATTCAGACGCCGGTCGGGAACTTGATGGGCTGCAGGAACTGAAAAATACCCAACTTGTTGGCGATATTAAACTGGGTGATTTATTGAAAGATGAGGATAAGTCTGAGCTGCTAGCTAAATTTAAGGTTTACTCTGATGGGAGTTTCTCCAGTGgtgatttttttgaagaattgaagaagcatcAACGGCCGACTACAGAAATAAAACAGCTACAAACGGAATTTCAACTATCTCAATATGAAATATATGATCCAAAGGAGCTTGCGATTGGTTATGAACGAATCACTGCGATGTATTTTCATCCATCTCAAGAAAAAAAGCTTATTGTCGGTGGAGATACAGGAGGTACAGTTGGGTTATGGAATGTTGCAGATGAGATGCCTGATCTAAATGACGAACTTGCAGAACCTGAAATAACACGatttaaaatgttttcGAGAAATGTGGCGAAGATTGATACGTTTCCAGCAGACAGTAGTAAGTTACTAACCGCTTCGTATGACGGGTCTCTGCGTTCTATCCACTTAGATAACTTGAACAGTGAAGAGTTAGCCGTATTAAAGAACGATTATGGGGAGCCATTAGGCATTAGTGATTGTCAATTCAGCTATTCTGATCCAAATTTGTTACTAATTACCACATTGGGGGGTGAATTTACGCAGTTCGATCTCAGAGCGAAGCCCAATGCAATTAATTTCCTCAGGTTATcagacaaaaaaatcgGATCCATGGCAATCAATCCAAAAAGGGTTTATGAAATTGCCACTGGTTCCTTAGACCGAACTTTGAAGATCTGGGATATGCGAAAGATTGTGGTCAATCCTGATTGGTCACAATACGAAGAATTTTCAAGCCACGAAGTAGTTTCTACTTATGAATCAAGACTGTCAATTTCCGCGATATCATTTTCTCCAATTGACGGCACATTGGTCTGCAATGGATACGATAATACAATTAGACTCTTTGACGTTAACGATAATATACGGGGACACATAAGTCCGAAACTAACTATTCAGCATAACTGTAAAACAGGTAGATGGGTTAGCATTTTAAAGGCGAAATTCAAGCCTAACATGGATGTTTTTGCAATAGCGAACATGAAAAGAGCCATTGATATCTACAGTAGCTCTGGGGAACAGCTGGCACACCTACCTACATCTACTGTACCTGCTGTTCTAAGTTGGCACCCATTGCAAAATTGGATAGTAGGTGGTAACTCAAGTGGTAAAGTCTTTCTTTTTACCAATGAACAACGGGATTAA
- the MIX23 gene encoding Mix23p (similar to Ashbya gossypii ACR189C), translating to MINKCNELRCKVPTGILNSNNNILTATQNELVLNRKGCMNPTYVDSFLGILRRTTDNNINQKTNKILNDDSQDIKPRCDQFIREELYPSWAVRNRIIDFCAAEAGLLKEKLITEYAHLNAEIEPAPIVDARIDPYAPMDLDNREKIFFHDVMRLEEWVRNQRQIEQIVKLTTLRTLGKVCGNNIDYIKAFEEFRCSL from the coding sequence ATGATTAATAAATGTAATGAACTCAGATGCAAGGTACCTACAGGAATCCTTAACTCTAACAACAATATCCTTACAGCAACGCAGAATGAATTGGTCTTGAACAGAAAAGGATGCATGAATCCTACCTACGTCGATTCCTTTCTTGGAATATTACGGCGCACCACcgataataatattaatcAGAAAACgaataaaatattgaaCGATGATTCGCAGGATATTAAACCGAGGTGCGACCAGTTTATACGTGAAGAATTGTATCCCTCTTGGGCTGTAAGAAATCGTATTATAGACTTTTGCGCTGCTGAAGCCGGCCTACTAAAGGAAAAACTGATTACTGAATATGCACATTTGAATGCTGAAATAGAACCAGCACCAATAGTAGATGCCAGAATTGATCCTTATGCACCTATGGATCTGGATAATAGGGAGAAGATATTTTTCCATGATGTAATGAGGTTAGAAGAGTGGGTGCGTAACCAAAGACAAATAGAGCAAATAGTAAAATTAACAACTCTGAGAACCCTCGGTAAAGTATGTGGTAATAATATCGACTACATCAAGGCCTTCGAAGAGTTCCGTTGTTCTTTATAG